Proteins co-encoded in one Erinaceus europaeus chromosome 2, mEriEur2.1, whole genome shotgun sequence genomic window:
- the LOC103123632 gene encoding vomeronasal type-1 receptor 4-like, giving the protein MVGRNVVLAVIFLIQAAVGTLGNLSLLCQYFFLHFTEHRGRPTDLILKHLLFANCLTLFCKGVPYTMSAFGQRHLFRDIECKLVLYLHRVARGVSLSTTSLLSVMQVITISPWTSRWAKLKDKAPRYISICISMCWVFEMLINVLFPIYVSSSLNNINTTNMKDFIFYSAVRHDKAKDLGFAALFSFPAAMCLGLMLWASVSMLLILHRHQQRVQHLHRNKVSSRHSPESRATKTILLLVSTFSFFYFLSCISQAFMSLLNQPSALLVNITAMIDFCFPAISPFLLMSRDSSMLRLCLTCIRNRKLPHLMRKI; this is encoded by the coding sequence ATGGTGGGCAGAAATGTGGTACTTGCAGTGATCTTCCTCATTCAGGCTGCAGTAGGAACCCTGGGgaacctctctctcctctgtcagtaTTTCTTTCTCCACTTCACTGAGCACAGAGGAAGGCCCACAGATTTGATCCTGAAGCACCTGCTCTTTGCCAACTGTTTGACCCTCTTCTGCAAAGGTGTACCCTACACAATGTCAGCATTTGGGCAGAGGCATTTGTTTAGGGATATTGAATGCAAACTTGTTTTATATCTTCACAGAGTGGCAAGGGGGGTGTCCCTCAGCACCACCTCCCTTCTAAGTGTTATGCAAGTCATCACCATCAGCCCCTGGACTTCCAGGTGGGCAAAGCTTAAGGACAAAGCCCCCAGGTACATTAGCATCTGCATTTCCATGTGCTGGGTCTTTGAAATGCTGATAAATGTCCTCTTTCCCATATATGTTAGTTCCTCATTGAACAATATAAACACCACAAATATGAAAGACTTTATATTCTATTCTGCTGTTCGTCATGACAAAGCCAAAGACTTGGGTTTTGCagcccttttctcctttcctgcTGCTATGTGTCTGGGGCTCATGCTCTGGGCCAGTGTCTCCATGCTTCTCATCCTGCACAGGCACCAGCAGAGGGTTCAGCACCTTCACAGGAACAAGGTATCCTCCAGACACTCCCCTGAGTCCAGGGCTACCAAGACAATCCTCCTCCTGGTGAGCAcattttcattcttctattttctctcctGCATCTCTCAGGCTTTTATGTCTCTTCTTAACCAGCCCTCTGCATTGCTGGTGAACATCACCGCCATGATAGATTTTTGTTTCCCAGCGATCAGCCCCTTTCTGCTCATGAGCAGGGACTCCAGCATGTTAAGGCTCTGCCTCACTTGCATTAGGAATAGAAAACTCCCTCATCTcatgagaaaaatataa